Proteins from one Kineosporiaceae bacterium genomic window:
- a CDS encoding transposase produces MLSLYSRGLTTGEISAHFAEVYGASIAKSVVSTITERVIEEMTEWSSRPLASTTWRCSWTRSCATRRCVTEWRWKTCTAWPSQRLG; encoded by the coding sequence GTGTTGTCGCTGTATTCGCGGGGGTTGACCACCGGTGAGATCAGCGCGCATTTCGCGGAGGTCTACGGCGCCAGTATCGCCAAGAGTGTCGTCTCGACGATCACCGAGCGGGTCATCGAGGAGATGACCGAGTGGTCGAGTCGGCCACTGGCCTCCACTACGTGGCGGTGTTCGTGGACGCGATCGTGCGCCACGAGGCGCTGTGTTACCGAGTGGAGGTGGAAGACCTGCACCGCCTGGCCGTCGCAGCGGCTGGGTTGA
- a CDS encoding transposase, whose product MIQDVTDLGRTIDKTLSKPGEAERAAIREMVKSATDRGLAWTGPDGLLKIMTKTVLETALDEEMTAHLGYEKHAVEGRDGGNSRDGRRVKTVLTDNVGPVEIEVPRDRAGSFEPVIVAKRQRRLG is encoded by the coding sequence ATGATCCAGGACGTGACTGACCTGGGACGAACGATCGACAAGACCCTCAGCAAGCCTGGCGAGGCCGAACGGGCGGCGATCCGGGAGATGGTGAAGTCGGCCACGGATCGTGGTCTGGCGTGGACCGGGCCGGATGGCTTGTTGAAGATCATGACGAAGACGGTGCTGGAGACCGCGCTCGATGAGGAGATGACGGCGCACCTGGGTTATGAGAAACATGCCGTCGAGGGCCGTGACGGCGGGAATTCCCGCGACGGTCGGCGGGTCAAGACGGTGCTCACCGACAATGTCGGTCCGGTCGAGATCGAGGTCCCGCGGGACCGGGCGGGCAGTTTCGAACCGGTGATCGTCGCGAAACGGCAGCGGCGCCTGGGGTGA
- a CDS encoding Fic family protein has translation MDCQAFESSPVGSLRRITGHDAYLRKDYDHFAFVPNELPASLPLEPLSYKMASEAEREVGRLDASTKRLPNPKLLVRPALIREAVSTSALEGTYAPLIEVLEADYLEATQRRSEVREILNWIEAAERGIELIAHKPLCVTMFNELQQILVHGTHGDGADAGQLRNGQVFIGQRHDGIERSRYVPPPAGELLIAGVDAWERWINEDHHFPLVVKLALTHYQFETLHPYHDGNGRLGRLIAVLQLITAKAIEYPLLNLSPWLEPRKERYKDLMLQVSMTGDFDPWVQFFAEAVRASALEAVSRVDRLIDFRTHVLDQLKSDRARGVVLDVVDDLISYPLVSISQVAAKNGVTYPPAAGAIERLTRLGFLEEITGRSYGRVFACHQVMQIVNEPAS, from the coding sequence GTGGACTGCCAAGCGTTCGAGAGCTCTCCCGTCGGCAGCCTGCGACGGATCACCGGTCACGATGCGTACCTTCGCAAGGACTACGACCACTTCGCGTTCGTTCCGAACGAGCTACCTGCGAGCCTCCCGTTGGAGCCACTCTCATACAAGATGGCCAGTGAGGCGGAGCGAGAGGTAGGACGGCTCGACGCGAGCACCAAGCGCCTTCCCAACCCCAAACTGCTCGTGCGCCCTGCTCTCATCCGTGAGGCCGTCAGCACCAGCGCCCTCGAGGGCACCTACGCCCCCCTGATCGAGGTTCTGGAAGCCGACTACCTCGAAGCGACCCAACGCCGGAGCGAAGTTCGAGAGATCCTCAACTGGATCGAGGCCGCAGAGCGTGGCATCGAGCTGATCGCGCACAAGCCCCTGTGCGTAACGATGTTCAACGAGCTCCAGCAGATACTCGTTCACGGGACCCACGGCGACGGCGCAGATGCCGGACAGCTCAGGAACGGCCAGGTCTTCATCGGGCAACGTCACGACGGCATCGAGAGGTCCAGATATGTCCCCCCACCCGCCGGGGAGCTGCTCATCGCCGGCGTGGACGCTTGGGAGCGCTGGATCAACGAAGATCACCACTTCCCGCTCGTGGTGAAGCTCGCACTCACTCATTACCAGTTCGAGACCCTGCACCCGTACCACGACGGCAACGGGCGGCTCGGGCGGCTCATCGCCGTTCTGCAGCTGATCACCGCAAAGGCGATCGAGTACCCCCTCCTGAACCTCTCGCCTTGGCTCGAGCCACGGAAGGAGCGGTACAAGGACCTGATGCTCCAAGTCAGCATGACCGGCGACTTCGACCCCTGGGTTCAGTTCTTCGCGGAAGCCGTGCGAGCGTCAGCGCTGGAAGCGGTGAGCCGTGTCGATCGCCTGATCGACTTCCGCACACACGTTCTGGATCAACTCAAGTCGGACAGGGCGCGAGGCGTCGTCCTGGACGTAGTCGACGACTTGATCAGCTATCCACTTGTGAGCATCAGTCAGGTGGCAGCCAAGAATGGAGTCACGTATCCGCCGGCAGCGGGCGCCATCGAGCGCCTGACCAGGCTGGGTTTCCTCGAGGAGATCACCGGCCGGTCCTACGGCAGGGTGTTCGCCTGCCACCAGGTCATGCAAATCGTTAACGAGCCTGCCTCGTGA
- a CDS encoding NAD(P)-dependent alcohol dehydrogenase, translating to MRAAVQHRYGPPSVLESSEVDRPLPGRGEVLVQVGAASIHPGDFFIMTGQPYLVRLAFGLRRPRHGIPGMDLAGVVTAVGEDVTALRPGDEVFGWSTAGALAEYACVPADHLVSVPANLSVAEAAAVPTSAMTALQALRDIANVRPGQTVLVTGASGGVGSFAVQIAKTFGAEVTGVCSTRNVDLVRSLGAAHVVDYTRTDFTQTGKRYDVILDNVEAQPLADVRRALTPTGTLIPNSGRGGRWLGPIGRIVTARVLSGFTRQRLKPFLSVGKRSDLLALADLLATEQVRPVIDRTYPLHEAADALRHVGAGHTRGKVIVTV from the coding sequence ATGCGGGCCGCCGTCCAGCACCGCTACGGCCCGCCCTCGGTGCTCGAGTCGTCCGAGGTCGACCGGCCGCTGCCCGGACGAGGCGAGGTGCTCGTCCAGGTGGGCGCGGCCTCGATTCATCCCGGCGACTTCTTCATCATGACCGGTCAGCCGTACCTGGTGCGCCTGGCGTTCGGGCTCCGCCGACCGCGCCACGGCATCCCCGGCATGGACCTCGCCGGCGTGGTGACAGCGGTCGGAGAGGATGTCACCGCTCTCCGCCCCGGCGACGAGGTGTTCGGCTGGAGCACCGCAGGAGCGCTCGCGGAGTACGCCTGCGTCCCGGCGGACCACCTCGTGTCCGTGCCGGCCAACCTGTCGGTCGCGGAGGCGGCAGCGGTGCCCACGTCGGCCATGACGGCGTTGCAGGCCTTGCGCGACATCGCGAACGTTCGACCGGGCCAGACGGTGCTGGTCACGGGTGCGTCGGGCGGAGTGGGCTCCTTCGCCGTCCAGATCGCCAAGACGTTCGGCGCCGAGGTGACGGGGGTGTGCAGCACTCGCAACGTCGACCTGGTCCGCTCGCTCGGTGCCGCCCACGTCGTCGACTACACGAGGACGGACTTCACCCAGACCGGGAAGCGCTACGACGTCATCCTCGACAACGTGGAGGCCCAGCCCCTGGCGGATGTCCGCCGAGCGCTGACGCCCACCGGCACCCTCATCCCCAACAGCGGACGCGGCGGCCGCTGGCTCGGGCCCATCGGTCGGATCGTCACAGCGCGCGTGCTGTCCGGGTTCACCCGACAGCGGCTGAAGCCGTTCCTGTCGGTCGGCAAGCGCTCGGACCTGCTCGCCCTGGCCGACCTGCTCGCGACCGAGCAGGTCAGGCCGGTCATCGACCGTACTTACCCCCTCCACGAGGCAGCAGACGCCCTGCGCCACGTCGGGGCCGGGCACACCCGAGGGAAAGTCATCGTCACCGTCTGA
- a CDS encoding TetR/AcrR family transcriptional regulator C-terminal domain-containing protein: MSVRGQRQVAPDAGLSKQRVVVEAVRLADREGVAGLSMRRLAVELGAGAMSLYHYVASKDELLDAMIDVVFEEIELPPEETDWQSAMRSRSISARQVLARHPWAIGLMESRTSPGPANLRHREAVTACLRRAGFSVVMATHANWLLDSYLYGFALQEASLPFDTPAEFADMAEDVYLPQLPPDAFPYLNEAAAALLAADYNPAEEFIFGLDLVLAALESLRASA, translated from the coding sequence CTGTCTGTGAGGGGACAACGCCAGGTCGCGCCGGACGCGGGGCTGAGCAAGCAGCGGGTGGTGGTCGAGGCGGTTCGGCTCGCCGACCGCGAGGGGGTCGCCGGGCTGAGCATGCGCCGGCTGGCTGTCGAGCTCGGCGCGGGCGCGATGTCGCTCTACCACTACGTGGCGAGCAAGGACGAGTTGCTGGACGCCATGATCGACGTCGTGTTCGAGGAGATCGAGCTCCCGCCCGAGGAGACCGACTGGCAGTCGGCGATGCGAAGCCGGTCGATATCTGCCCGGCAGGTTCTCGCACGCCACCCGTGGGCGATCGGCCTGATGGAGTCGCGGACATCTCCGGGGCCCGCGAACCTGCGCCACCGCGAAGCGGTCACCGCCTGCCTTCGCAGGGCGGGCTTCTCGGTCGTGATGGCGACGCACGCCAACTGGTTGCTCGACAGCTACCTCTACGGGTTCGCCCTGCAGGAAGCCAGCCTGCCGTTCGACACCCCCGCTGAGTTCGCGGACATGGCCGAGGACGTCTACCTGCCCCAGCTTCCTCCGGACGCGTTCCCCTACCTCAACGAGGCCGCCGCGGCGCTGCTCGCTGCCGACTACAACCCGGCAGAGGAGTTCATCTTCGGCCTCGACCTCGTCCTGGCCGCCCTCGAGTCCCTGAGAGCCTCCGCATAG
- a CDS encoding HNH endonuclease, translating into MWTADDDLALRESAIEWLRQRTNDGLDAIDSEEISEFTFRGEPFRLMDAQRGIRKPAVLASALSIRTTFRPAGAPRPYDDVVGIDGLVRYKWRGDDPQHAENRALRAAMRASVPLIWFWGVGVALYKPIFPIYLIAEEPSAQQFVVATDGLQHLGATGSAVEEVMRRYLHRETRQRLHQPVFRSMVMRAYNTRCCVCELGHSVLLDAAHIVEDGHEAGIAAVRNGLSLCKIHHAAYDAGILGLTPDYRVEIRDDVLAEIDGPLLEHGLKALHHQHLRVIPRSRAERPDRDLLAIRHDRFLAG; encoded by the coding sequence ATGTGGACCGCCGACGACGACCTCGCGCTGCGCGAGAGCGCCATCGAGTGGCTACGGCAACGCACCAACGACGGCCTCGACGCCATCGACAGCGAGGAGATCTCCGAGTTCACCTTCCGCGGGGAGCCCTTTCGGCTGATGGACGCGCAGCGGGGAATCCGCAAACCGGCCGTCCTCGCGTCGGCGCTGTCGATTCGCACCACGTTCCGCCCGGCGGGAGCACCTCGCCCGTACGACGATGTCGTGGGGATCGACGGACTGGTGCGCTACAAGTGGCGTGGTGACGACCCGCAACACGCCGAGAACCGGGCACTGCGCGCAGCGATGCGCGCCAGCGTCCCTCTGATCTGGTTCTGGGGGGTCGGCGTGGCCCTCTACAAGCCCATCTTTCCGATCTACCTGATCGCCGAGGAACCCAGCGCCCAACAATTCGTCGTGGCGACCGATGGCCTGCAGCATCTGGGAGCCACCGGGTCGGCCGTGGAAGAGGTGATGCGCCGATACCTTCATCGCGAGACCAGGCAGCGTCTGCACCAACCCGTGTTCCGCAGCATGGTGATGCGCGCCTACAACACTCGGTGCTGTGTCTGCGAACTCGGGCACAGTGTGCTCCTCGACGCTGCACACATCGTCGAGGACGGACATGAGGCGGGCATTGCAGCAGTTCGCAACGGACTGTCCTTGTGCAAGATCCACCATGCCGCCTACGACGCCGGCATCCTCGGGCTCACCCCGGACTACCGCGTGGAGATTCGCGACGACGTGCTCGCCGAGATCGACGGGCCGCTGCTCGAGCATGGCTTGAAAGCATTGCATCATCAGCACTTACGCGTGATCCCCAGGTCACGAGCCGAACGCCCCGATCGCGATCTGCTGGCGATCCGCCATGATCGATTCCTCGCAGGCTGA
- a CDS encoding methyl-accepting chemotaxis protein, whose amino-acid sequence MGNRDSGSTRQTGTARGLAAVWRDRSVAVKVLGAVLTACLGMLVIATTSMIHLGQLRDSARAMDTRAVAPMRALDQVRRAYLQTRVDALADEWIGQSDDGPEHKAFLADLQAMDGALRDCEAQPLTPEQRAAVQDLTAAWTTYRSLVAGKILEAARAGQRTQYLQMRDTYVKPAAVTIQQRLDMLTTSLAQQTAAQVAANERTYLTARWILWTVSAVSAALALVLALLVIRHMVTPLRRMRDVFAAVAQGDLTQRANLQGCDEIAQTARAFDTATATTQQTVHELAASAAALAGAAEELAASTGQIDTSAADTSAAARTATEAADRVSGDVQAMASGTDQMSSAINEISQTASDAARLGEQARELAGSANATISKLGESSEEIGNVIKMITSVAEQTNLLALNATIEAARAGDAGKGFAVVATEVKDLAQTTARATEDIAHRIEAIQADTISAVAAIGEITEVIGQLGTFQGTIAAAVEEQTATTAEITRSVIAASERTGQIAHAVAGVSHASLSTAEGAHQARTATESLARMSSDLHDIVARFRH is encoded by the coding sequence GTGGGCAACAGGGACTCCGGATCGACGCGCCAGACCGGCACGGCACGCGGGCTGGCTGCGGTGTGGCGAGACCGGTCGGTCGCGGTGAAGGTCCTGGGGGCCGTCTTGACCGCCTGTCTCGGGATGCTGGTGATCGCCACGACCTCGATGATCCACTTGGGGCAGTTGCGCGACAGCGCCCGCGCCATGGACACCCGAGCGGTCGCTCCGATGAGGGCTCTGGATCAGGTCAGGCGTGCCTACCTGCAGACCCGGGTGGACGCGCTGGCCGACGAGTGGATCGGTCAGAGCGATGACGGCCCTGAGCACAAGGCGTTCCTGGCCGACCTTCAGGCCATGGACGGAGCCCTTCGCGACTGCGAGGCGCAGCCCCTCACCCCAGAGCAGCGCGCTGCGGTCCAGGATCTGACCGCCGCATGGACCACGTACCGGTCTCTGGTGGCGGGCAAGATTCTCGAGGCGGCCCGGGCCGGCCAGCGAACGCAGTACCTGCAGATGCGCGACACCTACGTCAAACCCGCAGCTGTGACCATTCAACAGCGTCTGGACATGCTGACCACGTCGCTGGCGCAGCAGACTGCCGCCCAAGTGGCAGCCAATGAACGGACGTACCTCACGGCACGGTGGATCTTGTGGACGGTCAGCGCGGTCAGCGCGGCCCTTGCCCTCGTGCTGGCCCTGCTCGTGATCAGGCACATGGTCACTCCGCTGCGGCGGATGCGCGATGTGTTCGCCGCCGTGGCACAGGGTGATCTCACCCAACGCGCCAACCTGCAGGGTTGCGACGAAATAGCCCAAACCGCAAGGGCTTTCGACACCGCCACGGCCACGACGCAGCAGACGGTGCACGAGTTGGCCGCCTCCGCGGCGGCGCTGGCCGGCGCCGCTGAGGAGTTGGCAGCGAGCACCGGGCAGATCGACACGTCCGCTGCTGACACCTCTGCCGCCGCCCGGACGGCGACCGAAGCCGCCGACAGAGTCTCGGGCGATGTCCAGGCCATGGCCTCCGGTACGGATCAGATGTCCTCGGCGATCAATGAGATCTCCCAAACTGCCAGTGATGCAGCACGGTTGGGCGAACAGGCTCGTGAATTGGCGGGGTCGGCGAACGCGACCATCAGCAAGCTCGGTGAGTCCTCCGAGGAGATCGGCAACGTGATCAAGATGATCACGTCGGTGGCCGAACAGACCAACCTGCTCGCCTTGAACGCCACCATCGAAGCCGCTCGAGCCGGCGACGCCGGTAAGGGATTCGCCGTGGTTGCCACCGAGGTCAAGGACCTCGCCCAGACCACCGCGCGCGCTACCGAGGACATTGCTCATCGCATCGAGGCCATCCAGGCCGACACGATCAGTGCGGTTGCGGCGATCGGTGAGATCACCGAGGTGATCGGACAACTCGGGACCTTCCAGGGCACCATCGCCGCCGCCGTCGAGGAACAGACGGCCACCACCGCCGAGATCACGCGCAGCGTCATCGCGGCCTCGGAGCGGACCGGGCAGATCGCCCACGCGGTGGCCGGCGTGTCCCACGCCAGCCTGTCCACCGCTGAGGGCGCGCACCAAGCCCGAACCGCCACCGAGTCGCTCGCCCGGATGTCCAGTGACCTGCACGACATCGTTGCCCGATTCCGACACTGA
- the heR gene encoding heliorhodopsin HeR, with the protein MVDTLGGHRHVGAHVIASERLGSLRRWNLGLALLHLSQAVAVLALGGSFAIAVTSSVPVGPPGSIAVAPERLFDVQIAWAVAIFLTLAAVDHLLTATWSRRRYESDLGKGINRFRWVEYSFSATLMVILIGFYSGMTSINVVIAVAGANVAMIFFGWLQELMNSPQRTSTTMLPFWFGTIVGLAPWVSIVYNVAAADTVPGFVYGIVLTQALLFFSFGLNQWFQYRRIGRWSDYVYGERTYLVLSLVAKSLLAWQIFAGSLVGSS; encoded by the coding sequence ATGGTCGACACTCTCGGTGGGCACCGTCACGTCGGTGCCCACGTCATCGCCTCGGAGCGCCTCGGTTCGCTGCGCCGCTGGAATCTCGGGCTCGCACTGCTGCACCTCAGCCAGGCGGTCGCCGTCCTCGCGTTGGGCGGATCGTTCGCCATCGCCGTTACCTCGTCGGTCCCGGTCGGCCCGCCCGGGTCGATTGCCGTTGCGCCAGAGCGGTTGTTCGACGTGCAGATCGCCTGGGCCGTTGCCATCTTCCTGACCTTGGCAGCCGTCGATCACCTGCTGACGGCTACCTGGTCTCGGCGACGGTACGAGAGTGATCTGGGCAAGGGGATCAATCGATTCCGATGGGTCGAGTACTCGTTCAGCGCGACGCTGATGGTGATCCTGATCGGCTTCTACTCGGGTATGACGAGCATCAACGTCGTCATCGCCGTCGCCGGCGCCAACGTGGCCATGATCTTCTTCGGCTGGCTGCAGGAACTCATGAACTCCCCACAGCGGACGTCCACCACGATGCTGCCGTTCTGGTTCGGCACCATCGTCGGTCTCGCGCCGTGGGTATCGATCGTCTACAACGTGGCCGCCGCCGACACCGTCCCCGGCTTCGTCTACGGAATCGTCCTGACCCAAGCCCTGCTCTTCTTCAGCTTCGGACTGAACCAGTGGTTCCAGTACCGCAGGATCGGTCGATGGTCCGACTACGTTTACGGGGAGAGGACCTATCTGGTCCTCAGCCTCGTCGCCAAGTCGTTGCTGGCCTGGCAGATCTTCGCCGGCTCACTCGTCGGCAGCTCCTGA
- a CDS encoding heme-binding protein, translating to MTETQRYTVLAQRPDLEIRRYEAHVVAEVVVPGPADKAGNRAFGTLAGYIGGANTSARPVAMTAPVLQRAVAAGRSIAMTAPVLQQATHHSDESIVSFVMPAGESLRTLPAPKDPSVTLRAVPEQFMAAVRYSGRWTQDSYDEHAQALHRATQAAGLDVTGPAQWARYDPPWKPWFLRRNEVLLPIASPDLR from the coding sequence GTGACCGAAACCCAGAGATACACCGTCCTGGCGCAGCGCCCGGACCTCGAGATCCGGCGCTACGAGGCGCACGTGGTGGCCGAGGTCGTCGTCCCCGGGCCGGCTGACAAGGCGGGCAATCGGGCATTCGGCACGCTCGCCGGCTACATCGGTGGCGCCAACACGTCCGCACGCCCGGTCGCGATGACCGCGCCGGTGTTGCAGCGGGCCGTGGCCGCTGGACGGTCGATCGCCATGACCGCACCGGTTCTGCAGCAGGCGACGCACCATTCGGACGAGTCGATCGTGAGTTTCGTGATGCCGGCGGGCGAGTCATTGCGGACCCTTCCGGCGCCCAAGGATCCGAGCGTCACCCTGCGCGCCGTCCCGGAGCAGTTCATGGCTGCCGTGCGGTACTCCGGGCGCTGGACCCAGGACAGTTATGACGAGCACGCCCAGGCACTTCACCGGGCGACGCAGGCGGCCGGCCTCGACGTCACCGGCCCGGCACAGTGGGCCAGGTACGACCCACCATGGAAGCCGTGGTTCCTGCGCCGCAACGAGGTTCTGCTGCCCATCGCCTCGCCCGACCTGCGCTGA
- a CDS encoding CYTH domain-containing protein gives MTVLDQDAVTPTIATEVEYKFEVPADFTIPDLSTIIPGSRLGAAQLRLLDAVYLDTTELTLLRLGITLRRRIGGHDAGWHLKLPRAHGERVEIRMPLSDSAYTSELRAPAGLARRVNAYVQGASLRPVARLRTHRVAYPLLGGGGIVLAEFTVDDVLATVLLKAATLPISTTWSELEVELVEGDRPLLEAIRGLLLTSGARAARTASKLERALSREL, from the coding sequence ATGACCGTTCTGGATCAGGACGCAGTGACACCGACCATCGCCACCGAGGTGGAGTACAAGTTCGAGGTGCCGGCTGACTTCACGATCCCGGACCTGTCGACCATCATCCCCGGATCGCGTCTGGGAGCCGCTCAGCTGCGGCTGCTCGACGCGGTCTACCTCGACACCACGGAGCTGACCCTGCTCCGGCTCGGGATCACGCTGCGCAGGCGCATCGGCGGGCACGATGCGGGATGGCACCTGAAACTCCCTCGAGCGCACGGGGAGCGAGTCGAGATACGCATGCCTTTGAGTGACTCGGCCTACACCAGCGAGCTACGCGCGCCAGCCGGTCTCGCGCGACGGGTGAACGCCTACGTGCAGGGGGCTTCGTTGCGACCCGTGGCGCGGCTGCGGACCCACCGCGTCGCCTACCCGCTCCTGGGCGGCGGCGGGATCGTCCTGGCCGAGTTCACCGTGGACGACGTCCTGGCCACCGTGCTGCTGAAGGCCGCCACCCTGCCCATCTCGACGACGTGGTCAGAGCTCGAGGTCGAGCTCGTCGAGGGTGACCGTCCGCTCCTCGAGGCGATCCGTGGGCTGCTGCTGACCTCGGGTGCACGCGCGGCTCGGACGGCGTCCAAGCTCGAGCGGGCGCTCAGTCGAGAGCTCTGA
- a CDS encoding SRPBCC family protein, whose protein sequence is MALRVLLPSSALIGATWALRRWSLHFGAVDDEATTALPGDVLILHPSLQSTRAITIAADPHGIWPWVVQLGQSRGGFYSYSLLENLFGADIHNADEIVSEWQHLAVGDEIQLAPGMALGVVQVDPDHALVLRGGVPAGGAASPFEFTWAFVIRETVSGTSRLVVRERYGYTRRWAALMVEPTEMVSFLMSQRMLRGIRDRAERSPERTS, encoded by the coding sequence CTGGCGCTCCGGGTGCTGTTGCCGTCGAGCGCCCTCATCGGCGCGACGTGGGCGCTGCGGCGGTGGTCACTCCATTTCGGCGCCGTCGACGACGAGGCCACCACGGCCCTGCCCGGGGACGTCCTGATCCTCCACCCGAGCCTGCAGTCCACGCGAGCCATCACCATTGCTGCCGACCCTCACGGCATCTGGCCTTGGGTGGTGCAGCTCGGCCAGAGCCGGGGTGGTTTCTACAGCTATTCCCTCCTGGAGAATCTCTTCGGCGCCGACATCCACAATGCCGATGAGATCGTCTCGGAATGGCAGCACCTCGCCGTCGGCGACGAGATTCAGCTCGCGCCGGGAATGGCCTTGGGCGTCGTCCAGGTGGATCCCGACCACGCTCTGGTGCTGCGCGGCGGCGTCCCGGCCGGTGGCGCGGCGTCACCCTTCGAGTTCACCTGGGCTTTCGTGATTCGCGAAACTGTTTCCGGGACAAGCCGCCTCGTCGTCCGCGAGCGGTACGGGTACACGCGTCGATGGGCCGCGCTGATGGTCGAGCCGACTGAGATGGTGAGCTTCCTGATGAGCCAGCGGATGCTTCGCGGCATCAGGGACCGTGCCGAACGCTCGCCCGAGAGAACGTCATGA
- a CDS encoding alpha/beta hydrolase — MSSTDKRVDISHPVVHGPGDSGLRGRREGDRSPMWRSRRAAFAVAIVLVALDAVLTGWSTPRGAETTGQALTAIAVSLLVGIAAGFLAATRWAILLAPIGFAALFELTRLGTSGPLVDGIHLGGTYGVLAFASGRGLDVMLVLMPMALGAALGAGRARWVNGDSTPHRLGAGIARWGRRTVTVVVAAGVVALTVGLARPATTAPILGTDGKALVGSVSELSRIEVNGSKLGIMIRGNSVTNPVLLYLAGGPGGSDLGGLRRNGEGLEKTFTVASYDQRGAGKSFDSLDPTSTLTLAGAIDDAIVVTNYLRARFHQDKIYLVGNSWGSLLGVLAAQQHPELFAAFVGSGQMVDPLATDRIYYQDTLAWAQRTGNSSLVQQLTRNGPPPYADALKYEPALGNEQEVYPYDDSRLAESAYGVSGNIIYPEYNLLEKVHVLGGTLNVFSFLYPQLQEVDFRTQVTTLAIPVYLVQGGRETRARAEPAAEWFRVLRAPTKQLITFPDAGHRALFQQPELFNQVMTETVLPQTRAR, encoded by the coding sequence TTGAGCAGCACAGACAAGCGCGTCGACATCTCACATCCCGTGGTCCACGGCCCTGGCGATTCCGGCCTGCGCGGTCGGCGCGAGGGTGATCGATCACCGATGTGGCGGAGCCGCCGAGCCGCATTCGCCGTAGCCATCGTTCTGGTGGCCCTGGATGCCGTCCTGACCGGCTGGTCGACCCCGCGGGGGGCCGAGACCACCGGGCAGGCCCTGACGGCGATCGCGGTGAGTCTGCTGGTAGGCATCGCCGCGGGTTTCCTGGCCGCCACTCGGTGGGCAATACTCCTCGCCCCCATCGGGTTTGCCGCGCTGTTCGAACTCACTCGCCTCGGCACCAGTGGGCCGCTGGTGGACGGGATCCACCTGGGCGGCACCTACGGCGTCCTGGCGTTCGCCTCGGGCCGTGGCCTCGACGTGATGTTGGTCCTCATGCCGATGGCGCTCGGCGCTGCGCTCGGCGCCGGACGTGCCCGGTGGGTGAACGGCGACAGTACCCCGCACCGTCTCGGGGCCGGGATCGCCCGCTGGGGCCGACGCACCGTCACGGTGGTGGTGGCGGCCGGCGTCGTGGCCCTCACCGTGGGTCTGGCCCGCCCCGCGACCACGGCCCCGATCCTCGGAACGGACGGCAAAGCGTTGGTGGGCAGCGTGTCCGAGCTGAGTCGGATCGAGGTCAACGGCAGCAAGCTGGGCATCATGATCCGCGGCAACAGCGTGACGAACCCGGTGCTGTTGTACCTGGCAGGTGGCCCGGGTGGCAGTGACCTCGGCGGTCTGCGCCGCAACGGCGAGGGGTTGGAGAAGACCTTCACCGTCGCCAGCTATGACCAGCGTGGCGCCGGGAAGTCCTTCGACTCCCTCGACCCGACGTCCACCTTGACCCTGGCCGGGGCGATCGACGACGCGATCGTGGTCACCAACTACCTCCGTGCGCGGTTCCACCAGGACAAGATCTACCTGGTCGGCAACTCTTGGGGGTCGCTCCTCGGGGTGCTCGCCGCCCAACAGCACCCCGAGTTGTTCGCGGCATTCGTCGGCTCCGGCCAGATGGTCGATCCGTTGGCGACGGACCGGATCTACTACCAGGACACCCTGGCCTGGGCGCAGCGGACCGGCAATTCCTCACTGGTACAACAACTCACCCGCAACGGGCCGCCCCCATACGCCGACGCGTTGAAGTACGAACCGGCGCTGGGCAACGAGCAAGAGGTGTACCCCTACGACGACAGCCGCTTGGCCGAGAGCGCATACGGGGTCTCCGGCAACATCATCTACCCCGAGTACAACCTGCTCGAGAAGGTGCATGTGCTGGGCGGGACGCTGAACGTGTTCTCGTTCTTGTACCCGCAGTTGCAGGAAGTCGACTTCCGGACCCAGGTCACCACGTTGGCCATCCCGGTGTACCTGGTGCAGGGAGGCCGTGAGACCCGCGCCCGGGCCGAACCGGCCGCCGAGTGGTTCCGGGTGTTGAGGGCTCCCACCAAGCAGCTCATCACGTTCCCGGACGCCGGCCACCGAGCCCTGTTCCAGCAACCCGAACTGTTCAACCAGGTGATGACCGAGACCGTGCTGCCCCAGACCCGGGCTCGATGA